The sequence below is a genomic window from Chitinophagales bacterium.
AAGAACAAACTTGCATTAATGAAGGACTTGTTACAATTAGTTGGAACGACTTACCAGACTTGAAAAAGTTTAAAACTCGTGATGAACTATTTGAAGAGTTTCAAAAACATTATCCTGATCCGAGCAATGTAAAAACGGGTATCAACGTGGGACAGGTATGGCGTTTTGTAAATGAAATTGCTAATGGTGACCTTGTTGCACTTCCTTCAAAGTCACAACCGACAATTCACATCGGCAAGGTAACGGGCGATTATAAATATGAGAGGAAAGACAAAGACGGAGAAGTTATTCATTGGCGACCTGTCAAATGGCTCAAATCAATTCCACGAGTTGAGTTTGACCAAGACCTACTTTATTCTTTTGGTTCTCTCTTGACGGTTTCGCAAGTGTCCAGAACTCAAGCAGCGGAAAGAGCACTTGCAATGATTGAGGGGAAAAAGGCAACTACCAAAATTGAAAGCGTTTCAATTGAAGAAGTAGAAGAAGAATTTGATATTGAGCGTATCGCCAAAGATCAAATTTCAAAACAACTTGACCGTAAATTTAAAGGACATGGTTTTGCAAAACTTATTGAGCAAATTTTAAAGGCACAAGGCTATACAACCCAACTTTCACCACCAGGCGCAGACGGAGGACTTGATATTCTTGCATCTTCAGGAGCATTGGGTTTTGAACAGCCAAGAATCTGTGTTCAAGTGAAATCAACAACAGGACAAGTTAATGTAAATATTCTTCGGGAACTTCAAGGTGTAATGAAAAATGTAAATGCTGAACATGGACTGCTTGTTTCATGGAGTGGTTTTAATGGGAAAGTAATATCAGAAGCAAAAGAAAAGTTTT
It includes:
- a CDS encoding restriction endonuclease, giving the protein MKLWTIRAGRYGEQEQTCINEGLVTISWNDLPDLKKFKTRDELFEEFQKHYPDPSNVKTGINVGQVWRFVNEIANGDLVALPSKSQPTIHIGKVTGDYKYERKDKDGEVIHWRPVKWLKSIPRVEFDQDLLYSFGSLLTVSQVSRTQAAERALAMIEGKKATTKIESVSIEEVEEEFDIERIAKDQISKQLDRKFKGHGFAKLIEQILKAQGYTTQLSPPGADGGLDILASSGALGFEQPRICVQVKSTTGQVNVNILRELQGVMKNVNAEHGLLVSWSGFNGKVISEAKEKFFFIRLWTADDIIENIFTYYDKFSDEMKADLSLKRFWMLANE